Proteins from a genomic interval of Treponema brennaborense DSM 12168:
- a CDS encoding substrate-binding domain-containing protein — MKKMALVLFVLLATAGMVFAGGKSDSGSGKIVMGALIRNLNETFVRDYADNLKKLASANNVDLRLLDGNGDVATQLDQLNTLLTQGVKYFVIIPQDTSATEQMCKAIQARGGAAAFSNIQPSVAALKVGKNFFLASSPETVAGDIQAQIADSYFKKYPDQLGPNKTINLILLEGQLGHPAQVNREKGALEGLAKLGYNVNIVAKDTANWGAAEAQQKMDAWIAAYRGQFNLVLAQNDDMALGAVESMLTNKYTDDPNNITKDTNGDGTVLKVPVIGIDATETGKRSMQENKMYATVLQDSVGQSTTAFELVYTVATKGTAIGSIANGLSAATLVTGEDPVTDWSILDQCYLVPFVPVTK; from the coding sequence ATGAAGAAAATGGCACTAGTACTGTTCGTGCTGCTTGCTACGGCAGGCATGGTCTTTGCCGGAGGCAAAAGTGACAGCGGTAGCGGAAAAATCGTTATGGGCGCGCTCATCAGAAACCTGAACGAAACGTTCGTCCGCGACTATGCGGATAATCTGAAAAAACTGGCGAGTGCGAACAACGTGGATTTGCGCCTGCTGGACGGCAACGGCGACGTTGCGACGCAGCTGGACCAGCTGAACACGCTGCTGACGCAGGGAGTGAAGTATTTCGTTATCATTCCGCAGGATACGAGCGCAACTGAACAGATGTGCAAAGCTATCCAGGCACGCGGCGGAGCGGCGGCGTTTTCCAATATACAGCCGTCCGTTGCCGCACTGAAAGTCGGAAAGAACTTCTTCCTTGCTTCTTCTCCCGAAACCGTCGCGGGCGACATTCAGGCGCAGATAGCCGACAGCTATTTCAAAAAATATCCCGATCAACTCGGCCCGAATAAGACGATTAACCTGATACTGCTTGAAGGACAGCTCGGCCACCCGGCTCAGGTAAACCGTGAAAAAGGCGCGCTTGAAGGACTGGCAAAACTCGGCTACAACGTGAACATCGTGGCTAAAGATACGGCCAACTGGGGCGCCGCCGAAGCGCAGCAGAAAATGGACGCCTGGATCGCCGCGTATCGCGGTCAGTTCAATCTGGTGCTTGCCCAGAACGACGATATGGCGCTGGGCGCCGTCGAATCCATGCTGACGAACAAATACACCGACGACCCCAACAATATCACCAAAGATACGAACGGTGACGGAACGGTGTTGAAGGTGCCGGTCATCGGTATCGACGCGACGGAAACGGGCAAACGGTCAATGCAGGAAAACAAAATGTACGCGACGGTTCTTCAGGATTCCGTCGGTCAGTCCACGACGGCGTTCGAGCTGGTGTACACGGTGGCCACGAAGGGTACCGCGATCGGTTCCATTGCCAACGGACTGAGCGCCGCTACGCTCGTAACGGGTGAAGATCCGGTTACCGACTGGTCGATTCTGGATCAGTGTTATCTGGTTCCGTTCGTTCCGGTTACCAAGTAA
- a CDS encoding class II aldolase/adducin family protein codes for MNISEIKDQICDVCHKMWQLGWVAANDGNVSAKLDDGTYLATPTGMSKSFITPEKLIRIDGSGKVLEAKEGLRPSSEIKMHLRCYQKRSDVGSVVHAHPPAATGFAVAHRAMDMYNMIEDVAVLGAVPLTPYGTPSTTEVPDAIEPYLDEHDVMLLENHGALAVGSDVITAFYRMESLELWAKITINAIILGGSCDISRENIKKLIDLRGYYGVTGRHPGYKKFAPRNDEPTDK; via the coding sequence ATGAACATTTCAGAAATCAAAGACCAAATATGCGACGTCTGCCATAAAATGTGGCAGCTCGGCTGGGTAGCCGCGAACGACGGCAACGTTTCGGCAAAACTTGACGACGGTACGTACCTTGCGACGCCCACCGGTATGAGCAAAAGTTTCATTACGCCGGAAAAGCTCATCCGCATCGACGGCAGCGGAAAAGTGCTTGAAGCGAAAGAGGGGCTGCGCCCTTCGAGCGAAATTAAAATGCACCTGCGCTGCTACCAAAAACGTTCGGACGTGGGCAGCGTCGTCCACGCGCATCCGCCGGCAGCCACCGGGTTCGCCGTGGCACACCGGGCCATGGACATGTACAACATGATTGAAGACGTAGCCGTATTGGGTGCCGTACCGCTGACACCGTACGGCACGCCGTCGACGACCGAAGTTCCCGACGCGATTGAACCGTATCTCGACGAGCACGACGTCATGCTGCTTGAAAATCACGGCGCGCTCGCAGTCGGTTCGGACGTTATCACCGCTTTTTACCGGATGGAAAGCCTCGAATTGTGGGCGAAAATCACCATAAACGCAATCATCCTCGGCGGCAGCTGCGATATCAGCCGTGAAAACATCAAAAAACTGATCGACCTGCGCGGTTATTACGGCGTTACGGGAAGACATCCCGGATACAAAAAATTCGCTCCGCGGAACGACGAACCGACGGACAAATAG
- a CDS encoding 1-deoxy-D-xylulose-5-phosphate synthase, which produces MYLEHIDSPADVKKLHGSELESLCAELRSALIEELSVRGGHVGPNLGMVEATTALHYVFDSPKDKIVYDVSHQSYAHKMLTGRKAAFTDSAKYGSVTGFSNPKESEHDFFTIGHTSTSVSLASGLAKARDLKNERYNVIAVIGDGSLSGGEAFEGLDYAAENGTNLIVVVNDNEMSIAENHGGLYANLRLLRDTNGAAACNFFKAMGFEYIYVRDGNDVHALIGAFRAVKDCTRPVVVHIHTVKGKGFAPAEADKETWHYGAPFDKNTGMPKRIAQANGSAVREKDYAALTAEYLLAEMKKDPTVAAITSGTPTVIGFTEEKRRAAGKQFIDVGIAEEHAVALAAGIAKNGGKAVYGVYGTFIQRAYDQLSQDLCIDRNPATVLVFWASVWGMNDVTHLGLFDIALMGSIPNLIYLAPVSEEEYFAMLRWSMRQTEHPVAIRVPAGPVVSTGIEDTTDYSVLNAYQVTRAGETVAILALGSMYGTGEKTAELLAQRGIHATLINPKFITGLDTTLLESLKKEHSVTVTIEDGVKEGGFGEKIASFYGASGMKVLNYGVAKSFPDRYDPAELLKENRMMPAQIAEDVLNVLQ; this is translated from the coding sequence ATGTATTTGGAACACATCGATTCTCCGGCAGACGTAAAAAAACTGCACGGAAGCGAATTGGAAAGTCTGTGTGCGGAACTGAGATCCGCACTGATCGAAGAACTGAGCGTACGCGGCGGACACGTCGGCCCGAATTTGGGCATGGTTGAAGCGACGACCGCGCTGCACTACGTGTTCGACTCGCCGAAAGACAAAATCGTTTACGACGTTTCGCACCAAAGTTACGCCCACAAAATGCTTACCGGCCGGAAAGCCGCGTTTACGGACTCCGCGAAGTACGGCAGCGTAACGGGCTTTTCAAATCCGAAAGAAAGCGAGCACGACTTTTTTACGATCGGGCACACGTCGACGTCGGTGAGTCTCGCTTCGGGCCTTGCAAAAGCACGAGACCTGAAAAACGAACGGTACAACGTGATCGCCGTCATCGGCGACGGTTCGCTCAGCGGCGGAGAAGCGTTCGAGGGGCTCGATTACGCCGCCGAAAACGGAACGAACCTGATCGTCGTCGTCAACGACAACGAAATGTCCATTGCGGAAAACCACGGCGGACTGTACGCCAACCTGCGGCTGTTACGCGACACGAACGGCGCGGCTGCATGTAATTTTTTCAAGGCGATGGGCTTCGAGTATATCTACGTGCGGGACGGCAACGACGTTCACGCACTCATCGGCGCGTTCCGGGCCGTTAAAGACTGCACCCGCCCCGTCGTCGTCCATATTCACACCGTCAAGGGAAAAGGGTTCGCTCCGGCGGAAGCAGACAAGGAAACGTGGCATTACGGCGCGCCGTTCGACAAAAACACCGGTATGCCGAAACGCATTGCGCAGGCGAACGGTTCCGCGGTACGGGAAAAAGATTACGCCGCGCTGACGGCGGAGTATCTGCTGGCAGAAATGAAAAAAGATCCGACCGTCGCCGCCATTACGTCGGGAACGCCGACCGTCATCGGTTTTACTGAAGAAAAACGACGCGCAGCGGGCAAGCAATTCATAGACGTCGGTATAGCCGAAGAACACGCCGTCGCGCTCGCAGCCGGCATCGCCAAAAACGGCGGAAAAGCGGTGTACGGCGTATACGGAACGTTCATCCAGCGCGCCTACGACCAGCTGTCTCAGGATTTGTGCATAGACCGCAACCCGGCCACCGTTCTGGTATTTTGGGCTTCCGTTTGGGGAATGAACGACGTTACGCATTTAGGCTTGTTCGACATCGCGCTGATGGGCAGCATTCCGAACCTGATCTACTTGGCACCGGTTTCCGAAGAAGAATATTTCGCCATGCTCCGCTGGTCGATGCGGCAGACCGAACACCCCGTCGCCATTCGCGTTCCCGCCGGACCCGTCGTTTCCACCGGAATCGAAGATACGACCGACTATTCCGTACTGAACGCGTATCAGGTAACCCGCGCGGGTGAAACCGTCGCGATTCTGGCGCTCGGCAGCATGTACGGCACCGGCGAAAAAACGGCGGAACTGCTGGCGCAGCGCGGAATACACGCCACGCTGATCAACCCCAAATTCATCACCGGACTGGACACGACGCTGCTTGAATCGCTGAAAAAAGAGCACTCCGTAACGGTTACGATTGAAGACGGCGTAAAAGAAGGCGGCTTCGGTGAAAAAATCGCGTCGTTTTACGGCGCATCCGGCATGAAAGTGCTGAATTACGGTGTGGCCAAAAGTTTTCCGGACAGATACGACCCCGCCGAACTGCTGAAAGAAAACCGTATGATGCCGGCGCAGATTGCCGAAGACGTGCTGAACGTATTACAATAA
- a CDS encoding sugar ABC transporter ATP-binding protein codes for MSEEYILRMEHITKQFPGVLALNDVSLNIRPGTVHALMGENGAGKSTLMKCLFGIYHPDSGSVILHDKEVKFHSAKDALDSGISMIHQELSNVPHRTVCQNIWLGREPMRRGTPLIDHGEMFGKTAELMERLGLGIDPLCKMGTLSISEQQSCEIVKAVSAGASVVVMDEPTSSLSEREVEHLFRIINDLRSQGVAIIYISHRMNEIFQIADEISVMRDGNMIGSWSAAELNEDKLINLMIGRVTTQRFPPVEARPGDVCLHVEHLCSAEPNSFQDITFDLHRSEILGIGGLVGAQRSELVESIFGLRQIKCGTVSVNGRHVAIKSPKDAIRNKIGLITEDRRGTGIFPLLSITVNTAVAAVDKYLSRFGFIRHKDVAAKTMELNKLLHTKTPSMNSKIQNLSGGNQQKVIVSRWLMTDPDILIMDEPTRGIDVGAKYEIYTIMADLVKQGKSIIMVSSEMPELLGMAHRVMVLCNGRLTGVLDKKDASQEAVMRLATQF; via the coding sequence ATGAGTGAAGAATATATTCTCCGGATGGAACACATTACGAAGCAGTTCCCTGGAGTGCTCGCGCTGAACGATGTCAGTCTCAATATCCGGCCGGGAACGGTGCACGCGCTGATGGGTGAAAACGGTGCCGGAAAATCGACGCTGATGAAATGTCTGTTCGGCATCTATCATCCCGATTCCGGCTCCGTAATTTTGCATGATAAGGAAGTCAAATTTCACAGTGCGAAGGACGCCCTCGATTCGGGAATTTCGATGATTCATCAGGAATTGTCGAACGTTCCGCATCGGACGGTCTGCCAGAACATCTGGCTGGGGCGGGAACCGATGCGCCGCGGTACGCCGCTCATCGATCACGGCGAGATGTTCGGAAAAACGGCGGAACTTATGGAACGGCTCGGCCTCGGCATAGACCCGCTGTGTAAAATGGGAACGCTGTCGATTTCGGAACAGCAGTCCTGTGAAATCGTAAAAGCCGTGTCGGCGGGCGCGTCCGTAGTAGTCATGGACGAACCGACTTCGTCGCTTTCCGAACGGGAGGTGGAACATCTTTTCAGAATCATAAACGATCTGCGTTCTCAAGGGGTGGCGATCATTTATATTTCGCACCGAATGAACGAAATATTTCAAATTGCGGATGAAATTTCAGTTATGCGCGACGGCAACATGATCGGTTCGTGGAGCGCCGCGGAACTGAATGAAGATAAATTGATCAATCTGATGATCGGACGCGTAACGACGCAGCGTTTTCCGCCGGTCGAAGCTCGGCCCGGAGACGTTTGCCTGCACGTCGAACATCTGTGTTCAGCCGAACCCAATTCGTTTCAGGATATTACGTTCGATTTGCACCGTTCCGAGATTCTCGGCATAGGAGGCTTGGTCGGTGCGCAGCGTTCCGAACTGGTGGAATCGATTTTCGGTCTGCGGCAGATAAAATGCGGTACCGTTTCGGTCAACGGGCGGCACGTCGCGATTAAATCGCCGAAAGACGCCATCCGCAATAAAATTGGACTGATTACGGAGGACCGCCGCGGAACCGGAATTTTCCCGCTGCTTTCGATCACCGTAAACACGGCGGTTGCCGCGGTAGACAAATATCTGTCGCGATTCGGCTTTATCAGGCACAAAGACGTGGCGGCGAAAACGATGGAACTGAATAAGCTGCTGCATACGAAAACGCCGTCCATGAATTCCAAAATACAGAATCTTTCCGGCGGAAACCAGCAGAAAGTGATCGTGAGCCGCTGGCTCATGACCGATCCGGATATCCTGATCATGGACGAACCGACGCGCGGTATCGACGTGGGTGCGAAGTATGAAATCTACACGATCATGGCGGACCTGGTAAAACAGGGAAAGTCGATCATCATGGTGTCGTCGGAAATGCCGGAATTGCTGGGCATGGCGCACCGCGTTATGGTGCTGTGCAACGGGCGGCTGACCGGTGTGCTGGATAAAAAGGACGCGTCGCAGGAAGCCGTAATGCGTCTCGCCACCCAATTTTAG
- the fucU gene encoding L-fucose mutarotase, which produces MLIGVSPVISPDLLAVLHRMGHGDEIVLADAFFPGDTCSARVIRADGIGIPRLLDGILRLMNLDAYVSSPVAMMAPVAGDELDMSVESAYRDVIDRRWPGTPPVERIERFAFYERAKTAFAVVVTGETVKYGNVILKKGVVPVSAEFRQQG; this is translated from the coding sequence ATGCTTATAGGCGTTTCACCCGTTATCAGTCCCGATTTGCTCGCCGTTTTACACCGTATGGGTCACGGTGATGAAATCGTGCTTGCCGACGCGTTTTTTCCCGGCGACACGTGCAGTGCGCGTGTGATCCGAGCGGACGGAATCGGAATTCCGCGGCTGCTCGACGGTATTCTTCGGCTTATGAATCTTGATGCATACGTTTCTTCGCCCGTCGCGATGATGGCTCCGGTCGCCGGAGACGAATTGGATATGTCGGTGGAATCGGCTTACAGAGACGTTATCGACCGCCGCTGGCCCGGAACGCCGCCCGTGGAACGTATCGAACGTTTCGCTTTTTACGAGCGGGCGAAAACGGCGTTCGCCGTCGTAGTGACCGGCGAAACGGTCAAATACGGCAACGTCATTCTGAAAAAAGGCGTCGTTCCCGTTTCCGCCGAATTCCGGCAGCAGGGGTAA
- a CDS encoding ABC transporter permease: MSEIKNTLKLSPKEILNKYTNYITFVVLFVVLGILTRGGSLQLASLQNLVIAESVRAFAALGVGMIIISRGIDLSIGYVVCLTTSVAASFAQNVDYSAAMYPGVAFPVIVPIVAGIAVGGLFGAFNGVLVAYAKLPPFIATLGTLSLARGAQLIYTQAKVVGSLRDDYKHIAQGFVGPIPNLVIFVAIAALIVFVLLRHTKIGTNLYAIGGNPLAARVAGINVEHNLVFVYCFAGLLYGVAGVLQSSRLGLANSLTGNGMELDAIAAVTVGGVSQAGGVGTMGGMIIGVLTLGIINYGMTYLSIDSYYQLLMKGAIIIIAVFFDMRKHAKKS, from the coding sequence ATGTCCGAAATCAAGAATACGTTAAAACTTTCGCCGAAAGAAATCCTGAACAAATATACGAACTATATCACGTTCGTGGTGCTGTTCGTCGTACTGGGAATTTTGACGCGCGGCGGTTCGCTGCAGCTCGCTTCTCTTCAGAATCTGGTGATCGCCGAATCGGTGCGGGCGTTCGCCGCGTTGGGCGTCGGAATGATCATTATCAGCCGCGGAATCGACTTGTCGATCGGATACGTCGTGTGTCTGACTACGAGCGTTGCGGCTTCGTTCGCGCAGAACGTGGACTATTCGGCCGCCATGTATCCGGGCGTCGCGTTTCCGGTTATCGTACCGATCGTGGCGGGAATCGCCGTGGGCGGTCTGTTCGGTGCGTTCAACGGCGTGCTGGTCGCGTATGCAAAATTACCGCCGTTCATCGCGACGCTCGGTACGCTGTCTCTTGCAAGAGGCGCGCAACTGATTTATACTCAAGCTAAAGTCGTCGGCAGTTTGCGCGACGATTACAAGCATATTGCACAGGGTTTCGTAGGCCCGATACCGAATCTGGTCATTTTCGTCGCCATAGCGGCGCTGATCGTGTTCGTGCTGCTGCGGCATACGAAGATCGGTACGAATCTGTATGCGATCGGCGGTAATCCGCTGGCGGCGCGCGTGGCCGGTATCAACGTAGAACACAATCTGGTGTTCGTGTACTGCTTTGCCGGTCTGCTGTACGGCGTCGCCGGCGTGCTTCAGTCTTCGCGGCTGGGACTCGCGAACTCGCTGACCGGAAACGGTATGGAACTCGACGCGATTGCGGCGGTTACCGTCGGCGGTGTGTCGCAGGCGGGAGGCGTCGGTACGATGGGCGGCATGATAATCGGCGTATTGACGCTCGGTATCATAAATTACGGTATGACGTATTTGAGTATCGATTCGTATTACCAGCTGCTCATGAAAGGCGCGATTATCATTATCGCCGTATTTTTCGATATGCGCAAACATGCTAAAAAATCGTAA
- a CDS encoding LacI family DNA-binding transcriptional regulator, which yields MFTIKDVASDAGVSTATVSRVLNHDSRVAGVTREKVITSIEKLGYRLHPAARSLKVGETRFVGIIVPEVSNIFFMSLFGYMEAVLRKEGYTAILCSSANSVAGEVEQLKYLTDKFVDGLIVIPAGNDGTHFSHLKECNIPIVMIDREYAEVAGDSVLVRNDEGTKEAVTALIGDGFDRIGFVGGDVNQMTSRERFEGYKQALAAAGVAFEPECVALSGMDVESGYSGMKELLSKPDHPQAFFFVNLMVALGAVQYLVEMPAAVQEKIVCASFDNVFYSSLMQHCRYFVAQPAKEMGTLAAQLLIARIQHKSSGSYQSIRLKTTLIKK from the coding sequence GTGTTTACAATCAAGGATGTCGCTTCAGATGCCGGAGTTTCAACGGCTACCGTTTCAAGAGTTTTGAACCACGACAGCCGGGTAGCCGGCGTCACCCGCGAAAAAGTAATCACTTCCATTGAAAAACTGGGATACCGCCTGCATCCGGCAGCGCGGTCTCTCAAAGTGGGTGAAACGCGGTTCGTCGGCATCATCGTGCCGGAAGTATCCAACATATTTTTCATGTCGCTGTTCGGATATATGGAAGCCGTGCTGCGCAAGGAAGGTTACACGGCGATATTGTGTTCGTCGGCGAATTCCGTCGCAGGCGAAGTGGAACAGCTCAAGTATCTGACCGACAAATTCGTGGACGGACTCATCGTCATTCCCGCCGGAAACGACGGGACCCATTTTTCCCATTTAAAAGAATGCAACATTCCGATCGTCATGATCGACCGCGAATATGCCGAAGTTGCCGGAGACAGCGTGCTCGTGCGGAACGACGAAGGGACGAAGGAAGCGGTTACCGCGCTGATAGGCGACGGATTCGACCGGATAGGATTTGTCGGCGGAGACGTGAACCAGATGACCAGCCGCGAACGCTTCGAGGGATATAAACAGGCGCTCGCCGCCGCGGGCGTGGCGTTCGAGCCGGAATGCGTGGCGCTGTCCGGTATGGACGTGGAAAGCGGCTATTCGGGAATGAAAGAACTGCTTTCAAAACCGGATCATCCGCAGGCGTTTTTTTTCGTAAACCTGATGGTCGCGCTGGGCGCGGTGCAGTATCTGGTTGAAATGCCCGCCGCCGTTCAGGAAAAAATCGTCTGTGCGAGTTTCGACAACGTGTTCTATTCTTCACTGATGCAGCACTGCCGGTACTTCGTAGCACAGCCGGCGAAGGAAATGGGAACGCTCGCCGCGCAGCTGCTCATAGCGCGCATTCAGCACAAAAGCAGCGGCTCGTATCAGTCCATCAGACTGAAAACGACGCTGATAAAAAAATAA
- a CDS encoding MerR family transcriptional regulator, whose amino-acid sequence MTIAEVAQKYGLSTDTLRYYERIGLLPPIGRTAGGIRSYSEIDCNWVSFIKCMRRAGLPLEVLIDYVSLFQQGESTKKARKALLVEQQAALQERIAEMQQTLEYLSYKIDHYDDIVYPIESSLE is encoded by the coding sequence ATGACTATTGCAGAAGTTGCGCAGAAATACGGACTTTCAACCGACACGCTCCGCTATTACGAGCGCATAGGACTGCTTCCGCCGATCGGCCGAACCGCCGGCGGAATCCGCAGCTATTCCGAAATCGACTGCAACTGGGTAAGCTTTATCAAATGCATGAGACGCGCCGGTCTTCCGCTGGAAGTGCTCATCGACTACGTATCGCTTTTTCAGCAAGGCGAATCGACCAAAAAAGCACGCAAAGCACTGCTTGTCGAACAGCAGGCGGCGCTGCAAGAGCGTATTGCCGAAATGCAGCAAACGCTCGAATATCTTTCGTACAAAATAGACCATTACGACGATATCGTTTATCCGATAGAAAGTTCGTTGGAATAA
- a CDS encoding DUF362 domain-containing protein, with product MKLSKKKAFVLKSAALVLLLSVCAGSAAAQNVRNVPVALEHERAAGPVVYMTAEISPASLQRVYEALGRKAAASTPDGKVAVKISTGEPGGKNFLQPALIGKFIRDLNGTIVECNTAYGGRRASTALHKQVLADHGFTAVAPCDILDEDGSTSIPVTGGIRIKEAFVGSHFDRYDFYVILSHFKGHAMGGFGGAIKNIAIGMQSSMGKAWVHSGGKSKTNPWGGKQDEFLEAMAEATKGFADYQGERILYINVMNRLSVDCDCDANPAEPDMHDIGILASLDPVALDQACVDFVYAAADGGSLRQRIESRNGIHTLEHAAAVGLGSCTYRLVRLE from the coding sequence ATGAAATTGTCGAAAAAAAAGGCGTTCGTACTTAAAAGTGCGGCGCTTGTCCTGCTGCTGAGCGTATGCGCCGGCAGCGCTGCCGCCCAAAATGTACGGAACGTGCCGGTGGCGCTTGAGCACGAGCGGGCAGCCGGTCCCGTCGTGTATATGACTGCCGAAATCAGTCCCGCGAGTTTGCAGCGGGTGTACGAAGCGCTCGGTCGCAAAGCCGCCGCTTCAACGCCGGACGGCAAAGTTGCGGTAAAAATTTCCACGGGCGAGCCCGGCGGTAAGAATTTTTTGCAGCCGGCGCTGATCGGAAAATTCATCCGGGATTTGAACGGCACGATCGTCGAATGCAACACTGCGTACGGCGGACGGCGTGCGAGCACCGCGCTGCATAAACAGGTGCTCGCCGATCACGGTTTTACGGCCGTCGCGCCGTGCGATATTTTGGATGAAGACGGTTCAACTTCCATTCCGGTAACCGGCGGTATCAGGATAAAAGAAGCGTTCGTCGGTTCCCATTTCGATCGGTACGATTTTTATGTTATCCTTTCCCATTTCAAAGGACACGCGATGGGCGGGTTCGGCGGCGCGATAAAAAATATCGCCATCGGAATGCAGTCGTCGATGGGCAAGGCGTGGGTTCACTCCGGAGGCAAAAGTAAAACCAATCCCTGGGGCGGAAAGCAGGACGAATTCCTTGAGGCGATGGCGGAAGCGACCAAAGGGTTCGCCGATTATCAGGGTGAGCGGATATTGTATATCAACGTCATGAACCGTCTTTCCGTCGACTGCGACTGTGATGCGAATCCCGCCGAACCCGATATGCACGATATCGGTATTCTTGCGTCGCTGGATCCGGTTGCCCTCGATCAGGCGTGCGTCGATTTCGTGTACGCGGCGGCTGACGGAGGTTCGCTCCGGCAGCGCATCGAAAGCCGCAACGGTATTCACACGCTGGAACACGCCGCCGCTGTCGGTTTGGGCAGCTGCACGTACCGGCTCGTTCGGCTTGAGTAG
- a CDS encoding helix-turn-helix transcriptional regulator — MKYLVCHEKETRGTFDFPIELYYVNRFHPRYEMPFHWHMECELILVLQGLFELSLDGKPLTLRAGESAFIPEGVVHGGIPRNCVYECLVFDMERFVSDGTVCRRPYAELIGTGMHINGLFPPESIAGGTVKALFDAVKKRQIGYEFTTTGLLWQLIGIVLREGLCSLPTEEERRNSRRAMQMKNALRRIRTDYASVLTLEQLAEEASMVPQYFCRVFRQVTGRTPVDYLNYYRIECAAELLLSTQLSVTEIALQCGFNDISYFSKLFRKYKDVSANAFRKEGSGTGSS; from the coding sequence ATGAAATATCTGGTCTGCCATGAAAAGGAAACGCGCGGTACGTTCGATTTTCCGATCGAATTGTATTACGTGAATCGATTTCATCCCCGCTACGAAATGCCGTTTCATTGGCATATGGAATGCGAGCTGATTCTGGTGCTGCAGGGACTGTTTGAACTGTCGCTCGACGGCAAGCCGCTTACGCTGCGCGCCGGAGAATCGGCGTTTATTCCCGAAGGCGTCGTTCACGGCGGAATTCCGCGTAATTGCGTGTACGAGTGTCTGGTGTTCGATATGGAACGGTTCGTCAGCGACGGAACGGTTTGCCGCCGTCCGTACGCGGAACTGATCGGTACCGGAATGCATATCAACGGATTGTTTCCGCCGGAGTCGATCGCCGGAGGTACGGTCAAGGCGCTGTTCGACGCGGTTAAAAAAAGGCAGATAGGATACGAGTTCACGACGACCGGTTTATTGTGGCAGCTTATCGGGATCGTGCTGCGCGAAGGTCTGTGTTCGCTTCCGACGGAAGAGGAGCGGCGCAACAGCCGCCGCGCGATGCAGATGAAGAACGCGCTGCGCCGGATACGGACGGATTACGCTTCGGTGCTTACGCTCGAACAGCTTGCCGAAGAGGCGTCCATGGTGCCCCAATATTTTTGCCGCGTGTTCCGGCAGGTAACGGGGCGCACTCCGGTGGATTATTTGAATTATTACCGCATCGAATGTGCGGCCGAACTGCTGCTTTCCACGCAGCTGTCCGTAACCGAAATCGCGCTGCAGTGCGGCTTTAACGACATAAGCTATTTCAGCAAACTGTTCAGAAAATACAAGGACGTATCCGCCAACGCGTTCCGCAAGGAAGGATCGGGCACGGGTTCGTCTTAA